The genomic DNA CTTTTTCAGCACCGTGAGAAGCTTTAGAACCCTTAAAGTTCCAACGCTTCATTACACCCTGGAAACCTTTACCTTTTGATGTTCCGGTAACTTTTACCTTCTCACCTGGAGTAAAGATATCAACAGAGATTTCCTGGCCAAGTTCATAATCAGTTACTGACTCAAGCGGGAATTCACGTAGGTGACGGAAATAGCCTTTACCAGCTTTTTCCTGATGTCCCTTAGAGGGCTTATTCACTTTACGCTCAGGCAGCGAATCGTAACCGATCTGGATGGCGTTATAGCCTTCCTTCTCTTCAGTCTTAACCTGAATAACAGGACATGGTCCGATTTCGAGAACTGTGACTGGTACAATGCTACCATCGTCAGAGAACACGCGGGTCATGCCCAATTTTTTACCGAGTAATCCGATAGTTTTTGCCATGTTGAGCCTCCCTATAGCTTGATTTCGACGTCAACGCCTGCTGGCAAGCTAAGCTTACCTAGTGCATCAACAGTCTGTTGGGTGGGCTCAAGGATATCAAGCAGGCGCTTATGGATACGCATCTCAAACTGATCACGAGACTTTTTGTCTACGTGCACAGACTTCTGCACTGTTGTGCGGTGAATCTGTGTAGGCAATGGGATGGGTCCAGCGATTGCGGCACCGGTATTGCGGGCAGTGTCCACAATCTCAGTTACAGCTTTATCAAGGATACGGTAATCGTAAGCCTTGAGCTTGATCCGAATTCGATCATTAGTCATAGAAACCATAATAATACTCCTGAATTGATTCAGAGACGGCTAGCTTGCAACGGCTAAAAGGTTGTGAGGTTCCTTTCAATGCCTGGTATGGTCGTCCAGCCAGCATGCCGGACCTTATACCTTATCTCCGTGGTTTCGTGGGTGGATTTCTTTAAAAAAAGAAAAGCCTCCCAAACACTCTGTAGTTCGGGAGGCTTACTTGTCTTTAGCGGTTGCTGTCAAGTAAAATCTGAAAAAAAGCTATTTTTTAGTCTTAACTTTTGTTGATCAACTCTTCAGCGATGCTTGCAGGAACTGCTTCGTAGTGGTCAAACTGCATGGAGAATGTGGCACGTCCCTGAGTCTTGGAGCGAAGGTCGGTTGCATAACCGAACATCTCACTAAGAGGAACATCACATTTAATGACCTGAGCGTTAGCGCGGCCTTCCATGTTGCTTACTTTACCACGACGACCGTTAAGGTCACCCATAACATCACCGAGGTAATCATCAGGGGTAACAACTTCAACAGCCATGATAGGCTCTAGAAGCTGTGGACCAGCACGTTTTACCGCGTCTTTGAGAGCCATAGAACCGGCGATGTAGAAAGCCTGCTCAGAGGAGTCAACGTCATGGTAAGAACCGTAGGTCAATGTTGCTTTAATATCTACAAGAGGGAATCCGGCAATTACACCGTTCTTCATGGCGTCATGAATACCGCGTCCAACTGCTGGAATGTATTCCTTAGGAATAATTCCGCCCTTAATCTGATCAATGAAATCAAATTCGTTTTCAGTATTTGGTTCGATGGTGACGACAACATGTCCATACTGACCACGTCCACCAGACTGCTTAGCGTATTTGAGATTGGATTCAACACTCTTAGTAATACTTTCACGATAGGAAACTCTAGGAGCACCTACGTTAGCATTAACGTTGAACTCACGAAGGAGCCTATCAACGATGATTTCGAGGTGAAGTTCGCCCATACCAGCAATAAGAGTCTGCCCTGTTTCTTCGTCACCATGGACGCGGAAAGAAGGATCTTCTTTTGCAAGCTTAGCAAGACCAGCACTAAGAAGGTCTCTATCAGCTTTGGTTTTAGGCTCAATTGCGACTTCAATAACTGGTTCTGGGATATCAAGGGATTCCAGAACAACAGCTTTTTTGAGTTCTGCAAGAGTGTCACCAGTTGCCATGGACTTAAGTCCAACAGCAGCTACGATATCCCCTGCATACGCAACCTTAATTTCTTCACGCTTGTTAGCGTGCATCTTTAGGAGACGACCAATGCGTTCCTTCTTTCCGTTACCAGCGTTGATGAAAGTATCACCACTGACGATTTTACCGGAGTAAACTCGAAGGAAAGTAAGATGACCGACAAAAGGATCTGTCATGAGCTTGAATGAAAGAGCTGCGAGTGGCAGATCGTCATCACAAGGACATGCTATTTCTTTGTCAGTATCTGGGTCAATACCGATCATTGGAGCGATATCAAGAGGAGAAGGAAGATATTCAATAACAGCATCAAGCAGTGGCTGTACACCCTTGTTCTTAAATGCGGTACCGCAAAGAACAGGACATATTTTCAAACTGATTGTAGCTGCACGGATACCTGTGTTAATTTCTTCAGCAGTAAGTTCATCACCACCGAGGTACTTATCAAGCAGTTCTTCATTCTCTTCTGCGATAGCTTCAATCATTTCGAGTCTTGCAGACTCGTACTGATCCATCATATCTGCAGGAATTTCTTCAACGCTGTAATCTTTACCCATAGTATCATCATGATACGTATAAGCTTTACCTGTTACTAGGCAGACAACTCCGAGGAAATTCTCTTCATTACCAATTGGAAGCTGAAGCGGTATAGCTTTCGCACCAAGACGATCTCTAAGCATGTCTACACAGCGATAGAAATCAGCACCAGTACGGTCCATTTTATTAATGAAAGCAATACGAGGAACACTATATCTATCAGCCTGACGCCATACGGTCTCAGACTGAGGCTCAACACCGGCAACAGCATCAAATACTGCTACAGCGCCGTCAAGTACACGTAGTGCACGTTCAACTTCCATTGTGAAGTCAACATGACCAGGAGTATCAATAATGTTAATACGATTCTCTTTCCAGTAACAGGTGGTTGCAGCACTAGTGATAGTGATACCACGTTCCTGCTCCTGAACCATCCAATCCATGGTAGCTTCGCCATCATGAACTTCGCCTATCTTATGCGATACGCCTGTGTAGTATAGAATACGTTCAGTAGTAGTTGTTTTACCAGCATCAATGTGGGCCATGATACCGATATTACGCATTTTATCTCTTGCAATCTTTGATGACACGATAGACTCCGATTACCAGCGGTAATGAGCAAAAGCTTTGTTAGCTTCAGCCATACGATGAACGTCTTCTTTCTTCTTAACAGCTCCGCCGCGCTTATTGTAAGCGTCGAGGAATTCACCGCTAAGACGAGCGACCATACCTTTCTCACCTCTAGAACGAGCGAAGTTAATCAACCATCTGATTGCCAGGGATCCCTGACGCTCAGGACGAACTTCAACAGGCACCTGATAAGTTGCTCCACCTACACGACGGGATTTAACTTCCGCGTGAGGTTTAACATTTTCAATAGCTTTTTCGAAAGCTTTGATAGGATCTTCCTGTGTTTTTTCGCCAAGATAAGCGAGAGCTTCATAGAAAATCTTTTCAGCAACACTTTTCTTACCGTGGAACATAAGTCTGTTCATGAACTTAGTTGCAAGCTGGCTTCCGTATACTGGATCGGGAAGAGTTTGTCTCTTTGGTACTGGACCTTTACGAGGCATATTATATACTCCTTAGAATAAAATCTATTTAGGACGCTTTGCGCCGTACTTGGAACGACCTTTACGACGATCAGCGACACCAGCGGTATCAAGTGAGCCGCGAACGATATGGTAACGAACACCAGGTAAATCTTTTACTCGACCACCACGGATAAGTACCACGGAATGTTCCTGAAGGTTATGACCTTCACCACCGATGTAAGCAGTTGCTTCCATGCCATTTGTTAAACGTACACGAGCTACTTTGCGTAGTGCGGAGTTAGGCTTTTTAGGGGTTGTGGTGTACACTCTTGTGCAAACGCCACGACGCTGTGGGCAAGCTTGAAGAGCAGGAGTCTTTTTACGCTTGATCTGCTTTTCGCGCCCTTTTCTTATGAGCTGATTGATGGTTGGCATGAACCCTCCAATTTTATTTCGTTATGCGAAGTCCGACGCAGTTAGACTAACTTTTCAATATTTGTCAAGGACAAATCAAAAAAAGCTATCGATTTAGATCAGAATCAGGTTGCAACGACCTGTTCTGTAAATCCTGTCTAACTGAGTACTAAAACTGCATTATCTTTCGTTAATGAGCAAAGGCTCTTCTTCTAATTCCTCGAGAAACTTATCGGCACGTTCTGGCTGATCAGGTACGATCACCGCAGTCTGTGCATACTTACGGAAACCTGTTCCGGCAGGAATCAAGCGACCGACAATTACGTTCTCTTTCAAGCCGCGCAGATAATCTTTTTTGCCGCGCAGGGAGGACTCGGTAAGAACCTTAGTCGTTTCCTGGAATGAGGCAGCAGAAATAAATGACGCTGTTGAAAGTGAAGCTTGAGTAATTCCGAGCACATGAGTCTGAGCTGTAGCAGGCTTTTGCCCGTTTGCAACTGCCTCGGCATTAGATTCCATAAATCGTTGTTTATCGACCTGTTCTGCAACAAGGAAGTGTGTTTCACCGGGATCAACGATGGAAACCTTCTTGAGCATCTGGCGGACGATAACTTCGATATGCTTATCGTTAATTCCTACACCCTGGAAACGGTAAACATCCTGAATTTCTTCGACAAGGAAGCGGGCAAGGAATTTTTCACCTTTAACTCTCAATATATCGTGAAGTTCAGGAAGCCCTTCAGTCATCAGATCACCAGCTTCAACGAAGTCTCCTTCCTGGGCTGTGATATGACGTCCTTTAGGAACCAAGTATTCCTTGGTTGTTCCTATTTCAGGTGTAACAACTATTTTACGCTTACCTTTGGACTCAGCACCGTAGGAGACCACACCATCTATCTCCGTAATAATACCAAGTTCCTTCGGCTTACGTACTTCAAACAATTCCGCAACTCTCGGAAGACCACCAACAATATCTTTAGTCTTCGATGTTTCGCGCAGTTTACGAGCAATAACTTCACCGGCAGTGACAGTGTCACCATCCTTAACCATCAGAATCGCTCCGACAGGAAGAGTATAGGTAGCTTTAAGAGCGGAACCTGTCCGGCTCAAAGGCTCACCATCTTCACCACAGATAGAAATTGAAGGTTTAAAGTTAGTGGTACGATATTCAGTGATTGTGTATGTAGACCTTCCAGTGGCCTCATCAATCCTTTCCTGAAATGTTTTACCTTCGACCATGTCAGTAAATTTAACATCCCCAGCAACATCAGTGATGAAAGGTTCAGCAAGCGGATCCCATTCGGCCAAAACAGTTCCATGGGTAATTGTCTGTCCTTCTTCAACGTAGAGCTTAGCTCCGAGAGGAAGAACATACTTTTCACGCTCTCTACCCTGCTCATCTACAACAGCGACCTGGCAACTCTTACCAAGGACCATCTGCTGACCATCAGCATTACGAACTGAACGCATGCGATTCAGTACAACTGAACCATTATGCTGTGCTTCAAAAGAGGACTGTTCAATTTCACGACTAGCAGTACCACCGATATGGAAAGTACGCATAGTAAGCTGTGTTCCTGGTTCACCAATTGACTGTGCAGCGATGATACCTACGGTTTCACCAACGTTTACGATATGTCCTCTGGAAAGGTCACGACCGTAACACATTGCACAAACACCGTGTTTACTTCTACATGTCAGAGGCGAGCGAACAACCATAGAGTTGATGCCGTTGTCGTCAACTATTTTAGCATAGTGCTCATTAATCAGTGCATTTGCAGGAACTAAAATTTCGTCAGTTCCTTCCTTAAGGACAGGATAAATTGTACAACGTCCAAGAATTTTTTCTGACAGACGCTCTTTAATCTCTCCACCTTTTATGTAATGAGTCAGCTCAAGACCATCAACTGTTCTACAATCATTTTCAGCAACAGTGACATCCTGAACAACATCAACAAGACGACGAGTTAGGTAACCGGAGTTCGCCGTTTTAAGAGCGGTATCAGCAAGACCTTTACGAGCACCATGTGTGGAAATAAAGTACTGAAGAACCGATAGACCTTCACGGAAAGAAGAAGTAATCGGAGTTTCAATAATTTCACCTGACGGCTTAGCCATCAGACCACGCATACCAGCGAGCTGTCTCATCTGG from Maridesulfovibrio frigidus DSM 17176 includes the following:
- the rplC gene encoding 50S ribosomal protein L3; its protein translation is MAKTIGLLGKKLGMTRVFSDDGSIVPVTVLEIGPCPVIQVKTEEKEGYNAIQIGYDSLPERKVNKPSKGHQEKAGKGYFRHLREFPLESVTDYELGQEISVDIFTPGEKVKVTGTSKGKGFQGVMKRWNFKGSKASHGAEKVHRSPGSIGHATFPGKVFKGKKMPGQMGNERVTVSNIEIVDVRTEENVLVVKGQVPGPKNGLVMIRKTS
- the rpsJ gene encoding 30S ribosomal protein S10: MVSMTNDRIRIKLKAYDYRILDKAVTEIVDTARNTGAAIAGPIPLPTQIHRTTVQKSVHVDKKSRDQFEMRIHKRLLDILEPTQQTVDALGKLSLPAGVDVEIKL
- the fusA gene encoding elongation factor G, producing the protein MSSKIARDKMRNIGIMAHIDAGKTTTTERILYYTGVSHKIGEVHDGEATMDWMVQEQERGITITSAATTCYWKENRINIIDTPGHVDFTMEVERALRVLDGAVAVFDAVAGVEPQSETVWRQADRYSVPRIAFINKMDRTGADFYRCVDMLRDRLGAKAIPLQLPIGNEENFLGVVCLVTGKAYTYHDDTMGKDYSVEEIPADMMDQYESARLEMIEAIAEENEELLDKYLGGDELTAEEINTGIRAATISLKICPVLCGTAFKNKGVQPLLDAVIEYLPSPLDIAPMIGIDPDTDKEIACPCDDDLPLAALSFKLMTDPFVGHLTFLRVYSGKIVSGDTFINAGNGKKERIGRLLKMHANKREEIKVAYAGDIVAAVGLKSMATGDTLAELKKAVVLESLDIPEPVIEVAIEPKTKADRDLLSAGLAKLAKEDPSFRVHGDEETGQTLIAGMGELHLEIIVDRLLREFNVNANVGAPRVSYRESITKSVESNLKYAKQSGGRGQYGHVVVTIEPNTENEFDFIDQIKGGIIPKEYIPAVGRGIHDAMKNGVIAGFPLVDIKATLTYGSYHDVDSSEQAFYIAGSMALKDAVKRAGPQLLEPIMAVEVVTPDDYLGDVMGDLNGRRGKVSNMEGRANAQVIKCDVPLSEMFGYATDLRSKTQGRATFSMQFDHYEAVPASIAEELINKS
- the rpsG gene encoding 30S ribosomal protein S7, yielding MPRKGPVPKRQTLPDPVYGSQLATKFMNRLMFHGKKSVAEKIFYEALAYLGEKTQEDPIKAFEKAIENVKPHAEVKSRRVGGATYQVPVEVRPERQGSLAIRWLINFARSRGEKGMVARLSGEFLDAYNKRGGAVKKKEDVHRMAEANKAFAHYRW
- the rpsL gene encoding 30S ribosomal protein S12, translated to MPTINQLIRKGREKQIKRKKTPALQACPQRRGVCTRVYTTTPKKPNSALRKVARVRLTNGMEATAYIGGEGHNLQEHSVVLIRGGRVKDLPGVRYHIVRGSLDTAGVADRRKGRSKYGAKRPK